A single region of the Brachypodium distachyon strain Bd21 chromosome 3, Brachypodium_distachyon_v3.0, whole genome shotgun sequence genome encodes:
- the LOC100829004 gene encoding ankyrin repeat-containing protein At5g02620 — MSATSTEQQELLQKTQIKLRPNLQSKQDEGFKPHPELLMAAQRGDWQRIERLLSRRGDAAAAPQAHDDVVVHIEEAVAGAVHVEMSYAMTPGEAVTMAGDSVLHVVASRGDGEEFLRARRRSIASPATSSSPPTKKAILHSAARAGLGRMVTHLIALASAVSDHVDGEKAKEFLRMQNEQGETALHEAVRLGSRDLVDRLMAVDPELARVPPADGASPLYLAVSLGHFSIAWQLHEKDNALSYSGPDGRSALHAAVLKSEGMTKMLLEWNRDLIKQAERPTGSTALHFASSWGLHEAISLLLAADPSLAYQPDSNGSFPIHVAAFTKQVKAVSVLLDGRHDCSELRDANGRTFLHVAVVEESQPVVRYACRSKHQNFGSLFMNMQDNDGNTALHLAVQVGNLWIFNLLMENRLVKLDLTNNKGQTPRDLSSTLMPLGIQYALNGRVMIDELLRDAGAVHGIYKLLHQRGLNEKEAAQKITEATQTVGISSVLITTVAFAVAFTLPGGYRADDHENGGSPTLAGHYAFDVFIVADILAFVLSSLSITSLIYARIVVIDIASRMLSVAYAAIFMASAERSLCAAFAVGIYVVLPPVARTMAIASCAITALVLLDTVWFMVTVFTSELMLVKRLGGVRAWWRPAQAILMIFWSQFWPYIAIAVVCTGIKRVH, encoded by the exons ATGAGTGCCACTAGTACAGAGCAGCAAGAATTGCTCCAGAAAACACAGATCAAACTCCGGCCGAACCTGCAGAGCAAGCAAGATGAGGGCTTCAAGCCGCATCCCGAACTGCTCATGGCCGCCCAGCGCGGTGATTGGCAGAGGATAGAGCGTCTCCTTAGCAGAAGAGGAGATGCAGCGGCAGCGCCTCAGGCGCACGATGACGTCGTCGTGCACATCGAGGAAGctgtcgccggcgccgtccatGTGGAGATGTCATATGCAATGACCCCTGGCGAGGCGGTTACGATGGCAGGGGACTCCGTTCTCCATGTGGTAGCCTCGAGGGGAGACGGCGAGGAATTCCTCAGAGCGCGACGGCGATCCATTGCAAGTCCAgccacctcctcttctccacCAACAAAAAAGGCGATATTGCACTCTGCCGCCCGGGCAGGACTGGGTAGAATGGTCACTCATCTCATAGCTCTTGCAAGTGCTGTGAGTGACCACGTTGACGGCGAGAAGGCGAAGGAGTTCCTCAGGATGCAAAACGAGCAGGGGGAGACGGCGCTGCACGAAGCGGTCCGTTTGGGCAGCAGGGACTTGGTTGACCGGCTCATGGCGGTGGACCCAGAGCTAGCTCGCGTGCCCCCGGCCGAtggcgcctcgccgttgtattTGGCCGTCTCGCTGGGTCACTTCAGCATTGCATGGCAGCTGCACGAGAAAGACAATGCCCTCTCCTACTCTGGACCGGACGGGCGAAGTGCGTTACATGCGGCTGTTCTTAAGAGCGAAG GGATGACCAAAATGCTATTGGAATGGAACAGGGATCTCATCAAACAAGCAGAGCGACCCACTGGAAGTACCGCTCTCCACTTCGCCTCATCCTGGGGGTTGCACGAGGCGATCAGCTTGCTGCTAGCAGCCGACCCATCCTTGGCGTATCAGCCAGACAGCAATGGATCGTTTCCCATACATGTGGCCGCGTTCACGAAGCAAGTCAAGGCAGTCTCCGTCTTGCTCGACGGGCGCCATGACTGCTCGGAGCTGCGTGATGCCAACGGCCGGACCTTCCTCCATGTCGCCGTTGTTGAAGAAAGCCAGCCGGTTGTTAGATATGCTTGCAGGTCGAAGCACCAGAATTTTGGATCCTTGTTCATGAACATGCAGGACAATGATGGCAATACTGCGCTGCACCTCGCGGTGCAGGTCGGGAACCTATGGATCTTCAATCTTCTGATGGAAAATCGGTTGGTCAAGCTCGATCTGACAAACAACAAGGGGCAAACACCGCGTGATCTTTCATCGACCCTGATGCCCCTAGGGATTCAATACGCATTA AATGGAAGAGTTATGATAGATGAGTTGCTACGAGATGCCGGTGCTGTGCATGGTATTTACAAATTACTCCACCAAAGGGGGCTAAACGAAAAGGAAGCAGCACAGAAGATCACCGAAGCCACGCAGACCGTCGGCATCAGCTCTGTTCTGATTACAACGGTGGCGTTCGCCGTGGCCTTTACCCTGCCCGGGGGCTACCGTGCCGATGACCATGAGAATGGTGGCTCTCCGACGCTCGCTGGGCACTACGCCTTCGACGTGTTCATCGTCGCCGACATACTCGCCTTCGTCCTGTCAAGCCTATCGATCACAAGTCTGATATACGCGAGGATCGTCGTAATTGACATAGCCTCCCGCATGTTGTCGGTCGCTTACGCCGCGATATTCATGGCCAGCGCTGAAAGGAGCCTATGTGCTGCCTTCGCAGTTGGGATATAcgtggtgctacctcctgttGCGCGCACGATGGCCATCGCGTCTTGCGCGATCACAGCTCTCGTGTTGCTCGATACCGTCTGGTTCATGGTGACAGTTTTCACCAGTGAGTTGATGCTGGTGAAGAGGCTCGGCGGAGTTCGGGCATGGTGGAGGCCGGCACAGGCGATTCTAATGATATTTTGGTCTCAATTCTGGCCATACATTGCGATCGCCGTCGTGTGTACTGGGATCAAGAGAGTTCATTGA